Proteins encoded within one genomic window of Citrobacter amalonaticus Y19:
- the ureG gene encoding urease accessory protein UreG produces MSEYKHPLRVGVGGPVGSGKTALLEALCKAMRDRWQLAVVTNDIYTKEDQRILTEAGALAPERIVGVETGGCPHTAIREDASMNLAAVEALSEKFGNLDLIFVESGGDNLSATFSPELADLTIYVIDVAEGEKIPRKGGPGITKSDFLVINKTDLAPYVGASLEVMERDTLRMRGERPWTFTNLKSGDGLATIIAFLEDRGMLRV; encoded by the coding sequence GGTAAAACCGCCCTGCTGGAAGCGCTGTGCAAAGCGATGCGCGACCGCTGGCAGCTGGCGGTGGTCACCAACGATATTTACACCAAAGAGGACCAGCGTATTCTCACCGAAGCGGGCGCTCTGGCGCCGGAACGCATTGTCGGTGTGGAAACCGGCGGCTGTCCGCACACCGCCATCCGCGAAGATGCGTCGATGAATCTGGCCGCGGTGGAAGCGTTAAGCGAAAAATTCGGCAATCTGGATCTGATTTTTGTTGAGAGCGGCGGCGACAACCTGAGCGCCACCTTCAGCCCGGAGCTGGCGGATCTGACTATCTACGTGATCGACGTGGCCGAAGGGGAAAAGATCCCGCGAAAAGGCGGACCGGGGATCACCAAATCCGATTTTCTGGTGATCAACAAAACCGATCTCGCCCCCTATGTCGGCGCATCGCTGGAGGTCATGGAACGCGACACGCTGCGCATGCGCGGCGAACGCCCGTGGACGTTTACCAATTTAAAATCGGGTGACGGTCTGGCGACCATTATCGCGTTTCTGGAAGACAGAGGAATGTTGCGGGTGTAG